A region from the Drosophila mauritiana strain mau12 chromosome 2L, ASM438214v1, whole genome shotgun sequence genome encodes:
- the LOC117147310 gene encoding uncharacterized protein LOC117147310: MPFILFKTASIAVAGRPPKFKSFTAITLNRRDPSCAQMEFGAAKTTTTGWKTRNGHH; the protein is encoded by the exons ATGCCTTTTATTCTCTTCAAAACAGCCAGCATAGCTGTAGCTGGTCGGCCTCCAAAGTTCAAGAGCTTTACGGCAATAACTTTAAATAGAAGAGACCCATCTTGCGCCCAAATG GAATTTGGTGCGGCCAAAACCACAACGACGGGGTGGAAAACAAGAAACGGGCATCATTAA